A single genomic interval of Exiguobacterium sp. BMC-KP harbors:
- the crcB gene encoding fluoride efflux transporter CrcB, with the protein MLYVLVGLAGVLGASARYGLGLLISDFTTGPFPWATLAINLIGSFLLGYATHFLFRTKLLHQYAITAIGTGFIGSFTTFSTFSVETVTLLNEHHLADAFLYVLVSLFGGLFLSYVGYALGTRRLRHVTKGRE; encoded by the coding sequence ATGCTGTATGTACTCGTAGGTCTCGCAGGTGTTCTCGGTGCCTCGGCACGGTATGGGCTCGGACTGCTGATTAGCGACTTCACGACTGGTCCGTTTCCGTGGGCGACGCTTGCGATCAACTTGATCGGGAGTTTTCTTCTCGGCTATGCGACACACTTTTTATTTCGAACGAAACTCTTACATCAATATGCGATCACAGCCATCGGCACGGGTTTCATCGGCTCCTTTACGACGTTTTCGACATTCAGCGTTGAGACGGTGACCTTACTTAATGAACATCATTTAGCGGACGCGTTCCTCTACGTACTCGTCAGCCTATTTGGCGGTTTGTTCCTGTCTTATGTCGGTTACGCGCTCGGAACACGACGACTGCGTCACGTGACGAAAGGACGTGAGTGA
- a CDS encoding DegV family protein, producing the protein MTKIAWVTDSMAYFTKEEAETIGVNVVPIQILLGDTAYQENAITVERLFRALDADKKLIAKTSQPIFGEFVGTYERLKEEGYDCAIAVHCTNGLSSTVQSSASAAEAASFPVHIIDSHTAFENQQEFIRYGMELAAQGKSVEEIVAALQALTKKTHFYMIVGNMETMRRGGRVSSGDLFLANLLSIKPIITTDEAGKIVPFKKARSLKKAYIEMVKQIDESMRQHTFYKNRIYVATTMAPEMAAELRQQVAAKFPDLTILEGTFGPAIGTHAGAETVGLFWMND; encoded by the coding sequence ATGACTAAAATAGCATGGGTGACCGATAGTATGGCCTATTTCACGAAGGAAGAGGCAGAAACGATCGGCGTCAATGTCGTACCGATTCAAATCTTGCTCGGTGATACGGCGTATCAAGAGAATGCGATCACGGTCGAGCGACTGTTCCGTGCGCTTGATGCGGACAAAAAGCTGATTGCCAAAACATCACAACCAATTTTCGGAGAGTTCGTCGGAACGTACGAACGCTTGAAAGAAGAAGGCTATGACTGTGCGATTGCAGTACATTGTACGAATGGACTCTCAAGTACCGTCCAAAGTTCAGCATCAGCAGCGGAAGCAGCCAGCTTCCCGGTTCATATCATTGACTCTCATACGGCGTTTGAGAACCAACAAGAGTTCATTCGTTACGGGATGGAGCTCGCGGCACAGGGGAAATCCGTCGAGGAAATCGTCGCTGCCTTACAAGCGTTGACGAAAAAGACCCATTTCTATATGATCGTCGGTAATATGGAGACGATGCGTCGGGGTGGACGTGTCTCATCCGGTGACTTGTTCCTTGCGAACCTACTCAGCATCAAACCGATCATCACGACGGATGAAGCAGGAAAAATCGTACCATTCAAAAAAGCACGTTCTTTAAAGAAAGCTTACATCGAAATGGTTAAACAAATCGATGAATCGATGCGTCAGCACACGTTCTACAAGAACCGGATTTATGTCGCGACGACGATGGCACCGGAAATGGCAGCGGAACTGCGGCAACAAGTCGCAGCGAAGTTCCCAGATTTGACGATTCTCGAAGGCACGTTCGGACCAGCAATCGGGACGCATGCCGGAGCAGAGACGGTCGGTCTATTCTGGATGAATGATTAA
- a CDS encoding LytS/YhcK type 5TM receptor domain-containing protein has product MLEQIPFLLSRLGMLALLAFLLSQWRISRYIFKMDRGMNLPLLFAFVSSGILMNYAGIELSQDTTIDPLLGLAVEKDALLLDTRLAVIVTSGLIGGPVIGGITGCLVGLHRYVLGSLGAEAGWIIAMLAGLASGWYRKRWRLHDGYAIVPPIGIVLTALLFESGITLLLAPDTAKALDLMSRAAFPLLFANICGVVLFIMILRTQLRLEGALFVRQTERSDRLLQALQPLRKQGLTSEVARQIGATLLKETKMQRIVVLGATEVVIDMTDQQPAVCGEQPRREEQRWIEAEEPVRQEDEQTGQILSFHPMRINGQKAGVICYFSKDLFDDTVERMTEQLVRLLARELHMYREDQLLRLSGRKMKPMLHVSYLKGIIEEIQRTADPGTPVKHQLNALLQLLTAATRHDEHPLREELATLKAYLSLEGTRRRPNQLTSADITVDLDIETAVEEYFVFPFLVTQLVDNALRHAFVKAGRHHRIDVRAFRATTDWVIEVTDNGQGMPLAVMQQLDQQEAGDSNLFLIRRALDVTYGPTATLHVHSIIHQGTRIEVRLPLPSL; this is encoded by the coding sequence GTGCTCGAGCAGATTCCATTCTTACTGAGTCGTTTAGGTATGTTAGCACTGTTAGCCTTTTTATTGTCCCAGTGGCGCATTTCCCGATACATATTCAAGATGGACCGCGGAATGAATCTTCCACTGCTCTTCGCATTCGTGTCATCCGGTATTTTGATGAACTACGCAGGAATTGAACTTTCGCAAGATACGACGATTGATCCGTTACTCGGATTAGCCGTCGAAAAAGATGCCTTGTTGCTTGATACCCGACTCGCTGTCATCGTGACGAGCGGATTGATTGGTGGACCCGTGATTGGCGGCATCACGGGATGTTTGGTTGGTCTACACCGCTACGTACTCGGTTCGTTAGGGGCAGAAGCCGGTTGGATCATCGCCATGCTCGCTGGACTTGCGAGCGGCTGGTATCGAAAACGCTGGCGTTTGCATGATGGTTATGCAATTGTTCCGCCCATCGGTATCGTCTTGACAGCATTGCTGTTTGAGAGTGGAATCACGCTATTACTTGCACCGGATACGGCAAAAGCACTTGATTTGATGAGTCGTGCCGCTTTTCCATTACTGTTCGCAAACATATGTGGGGTCGTACTGTTCATCATGATTTTACGGACACAACTTCGACTCGAAGGAGCACTCTTCGTCCGGCAAACCGAGCGATCCGATCGTCTATTGCAAGCATTACAACCCTTACGAAAGCAGGGATTGACTTCGGAAGTCGCGCGACAGATCGGAGCGACGTTATTGAAGGAGACAAAGATGCAACGGATCGTCGTGCTCGGGGCGACAGAGGTCGTCATCGATATGACGGACCAGCAACCAGCAGTCTGTGGCGAGCAACCGAGACGCGAGGAGCAACGATGGATCGAAGCAGAAGAACCCGTCCGACAGGAAGACGAGCAGACGGGACAAATTCTGAGCTTTCATCCTATGCGCATTAACGGTCAAAAGGCAGGCGTCATCTGTTACTTTTCGAAAGACTTATTTGACGACACCGTCGAGCGAATGACGGAACAACTCGTCCGTTTATTAGCACGAGAGTTGCATATGTACCGAGAAGATCAGTTGCTCCGGTTAAGCGGAAGAAAGATGAAACCGATGTTACACGTCAGCTATCTGAAAGGCATCATCGAAGAAATCCAGCGGACAGCTGATCCGGGAACTCCCGTGAAACATCAATTGAATGCACTGCTTCAACTGTTGACGGCAGCGACGCGGCATGATGAACATCCACTCCGTGAGGAACTGGCGACCCTGAAGGCCTATTTATCACTAGAAGGAACACGGCGTCGCCCGAATCAACTGACCTCTGCCGATATCACGGTCGATCTTGATATCGAGACCGCTGTTGAAGAATACTTCGTTTTCCCGTTCCTTGTGACGCAGCTTGTCGATAATGCACTGCGTCATGCGTTCGTAAAGGCAGGACGCCATCACCGGATTGATGTCCGTGCCTTTAGGGCGACGACGGACTGGGTCATCGAAGTCACGGATAATGGACAAGGGATGCCGCTTGCCGTGATGCAACAACTGGATCAACAGGAGGCGGGGGATTCGAATCTGTTCCTGATTCGACGCGCATTAGACGTGACATACGGTCCGACTGCAACATTACACGTCCACTCGATCATTCATCAAGGAACTCGGATCGAAGTGCGATTACCACTTCCGTCTCTGTAA
- the crcB gene encoding fluoride efflux transporter CrcB, whose product MMLLALAIGAFCGAISRFAVSQWMKTVWKREFPLATFLINVIGSFLLGLVIGAHLDTTWTLLLGTGFLGSFTTFSTFKIETLQLFQDGNRKVLTLYLISSYGFGILAAFLGITLTA is encoded by the coding sequence ATGATGCTACTTGCTCTCGCCATCGGTGCTTTTTGCGGCGCCATCAGTCGGTTTGCCGTCAGTCAATGGATGAAGACGGTTTGGAAACGTGAATTTCCACTAGCAACGTTCCTGATTAACGTAATCGGTTCGTTTTTGCTTGGTCTCGTCATCGGTGCGCATCTCGATACGACATGGACGTTACTCTTAGGTACCGGTTTCCTTGGATCATTTACAACGTTCTCGACGTTCAAAATCGAGACGTTGCAGTTATTTCAGGACGGAAATCGTAAAGTACTTACCCTCTACCTCATCTCGAGCTACGGTTTCGGAATTCTTGCAGCGTTCCTTGGAATTACACTTACAGCTTGA
- a CDS encoding aldose epimerase family protein, which yields MITTTEVGQLGDQSLLRFTLQNVHGHSIDILNRGAKILAIRVPDQHGMVENVVLAFDDLSEYQDDPHHLGATIGRVGGRIANGAFALEGMTYVLEQNEGEHHLHGGSENWANRMFTHEINDDKLVLRLDSPSGENGYPGHLSFTLTFEWTDENVLHIHYEAETTASTPFSPTNHTYFNLTGEAKTTIEQHLLRMDAPFYVPLTKDAVPTGDILPVTDTVFDFLDTRPLHEVTHASDEQLRQAGSGVDHPFLLREGGEIVLDEPISGRRLRVVTDQPGVVVYTANHLSGEFTICGRRATPYLGICFETQGLPDAINQPNFPSVVLHADEHYHKRTSFHFQMMS from the coding sequence ATGATTACGACAACAGAAGTAGGGCAACTAGGAGATCAGTCCTTGTTACGATTCACGTTACAGAATGTGCATGGGCATAGTATCGATATCTTGAACCGAGGCGCAAAAATTCTTGCCATCCGGGTTCCGGATCAACATGGAATGGTCGAAAATGTCGTACTCGCGTTTGACGACCTATCAGAATACCAAGATGATCCGCATCACTTAGGCGCCACGATCGGACGCGTCGGAGGACGAATTGCGAATGGTGCGTTTGCGTTGGAAGGAATGACGTATGTACTCGAACAAAATGAGGGTGAACATCACCTCCATGGAGGAAGCGAAAATTGGGCGAACCGAATGTTCACGCACGAAATCAACGACGACAAACTTGTTCTACGTTTAGATAGTCCGAGTGGGGAGAACGGCTATCCGGGGCACTTGTCGTTCACGCTGACATTCGAATGGACAGACGAGAACGTCCTGCATATCCATTATGAAGCGGAGACGACAGCTTCGACACCATTCAGTCCGACGAATCATACGTACTTTAACTTGACGGGTGAAGCAAAAACGACGATCGAACAGCATCTGTTACGAATGGATGCACCTTTTTATGTTCCGTTGACGAAAGATGCGGTACCGACCGGTGATATTCTCCCCGTCACAGACACCGTCTTTGATTTTCTCGATACCCGTCCCCTGCATGAAGTGACACATGCATCAGATGAACAACTCCGCCAAGCAGGTAGTGGGGTTGATCATCCCTTCCTGCTTAGAGAGGGTGGAGAAATCGTTCTCGATGAGCCAATCAGCGGGCGGCGATTGCGCGTCGTGACGGATCAACCGGGAGTCGTCGTCTACACTGCTAATCATTTGTCGGGCGAGTTTACGATTTGTGGAAGACGCGCAACCCCATACCTCGGAATCTGTTTTGAGACACAAGGATTACCGGATGCGATCAACCAACCGAATTTTCCTTCCGTCGTCTTACATGCCGATGAGCATTATCATAAGCGTACATCGTTTCATTTTCAGATGATGTCATGA
- a CDS encoding methyl-accepting chemotaxis protein, which yields MVSALEQQSTKILSRLIATLITIAHPLIFLFAQMNYVPISVFYQFLVGGLILTVALLVGNRLLGHRPSGKYVQVTLTYFVLALVLVTLPSPSIWTIVYLYLTISIVYLIPRLVILAGILGLIEMAVFTMLGTIVFMNTFDLIVAYVIYLMIFSAAVFVAVFGRNVMLAVRQEQERSEAYAATSQIALEQTAATATEVTTFTEEMSETVDAAKDSFSQVDLAMQQLAHDAAGSVQAIREIRQLNDQQVNRMEDVTVAVNHALERSSSSRTTAEKSRQTIGLAGQSLQQLTTSMDDSVTSFGQLAGRFQEIVAITSSINAIAAQTNLLSLNASIEAARAGEFGKGFTVVAQEIRNLSAQTAEASKEINAIIERVDQDVTQTGNSIHASTTLLREQEERMAESQLALQTIETDTTEVVGSIQSAQTQFATMTSSLTAITTAAGQLDTFMNALLAQSESLSGLTRHQVGQVMELQHAIHALNETASTLQQTNR from the coding sequence ATGGTATCTGCCCTCGAGCAACAAAGTACAAAGATTTTGTCCCGCCTGATTGCAACGTTAATTACGATTGCGCATCCATTGATTTTCTTATTTGCGCAAATGAATTACGTCCCAATCAGTGTGTTTTATCAGTTTTTAGTCGGTGGTTTGATCTTGACGGTCGCGTTGCTTGTGGGCAACCGCCTACTTGGACATCGTCCGAGCGGGAAGTACGTCCAAGTGACGTTAACGTATTTCGTACTCGCTCTCGTTTTGGTGACCTTGCCGTCGCCAAGCATTTGGACGATCGTCTATCTCTACTTGACGATTTCAATCGTCTATTTAATTCCGCGTTTGGTCATTCTCGCCGGAATCCTTGGACTCATTGAGATGGCAGTATTCACAATGCTAGGAACGATTGTCTTTATGAATACATTCGATTTGATCGTCGCCTATGTCATTTATTTGATGATTTTCTCGGCGGCTGTTTTTGTCGCCGTCTTTGGACGGAACGTCATGTTAGCCGTCCGCCAAGAACAAGAACGGTCGGAAGCCTACGCGGCGACGTCGCAAATTGCCCTCGAGCAAACGGCAGCAACCGCAACGGAAGTAACGACGTTCACGGAAGAGATGAGTGAAACAGTTGATGCGGCAAAGGATTCCTTCAGTCAGGTTGATCTGGCGATGCAACAGCTAGCACATGATGCAGCGGGAAGCGTCCAAGCGATTCGTGAAATTCGTCAATTGAATGATCAGCAAGTCAATCGGATGGAGGATGTGACCGTTGCGGTCAATCACGCACTCGAGCGCAGTTCGTCCTCGCGAACGACAGCCGAAAAGAGCAGACAGACGATTGGTCTTGCCGGACAATCCCTGCAACAATTGACGACGAGCATGGATGATTCGGTCACGTCGTTCGGACAGCTTGCTGGACGTTTCCAGGAAATCGTCGCCATCACGTCGAGCATCAATGCGATTGCGGCGCAAACGAACCTGCTTAGTCTCAATGCTTCCATTGAAGCAGCCCGTGCGGGTGAGTTCGGAAAAGGCTTTACGGTCGTTGCGCAAGAAATTCGTAATCTATCAGCACAGACGGCAGAAGCGTCGAAGGAAATCAATGCGATCATCGAACGTGTTGATCAGGACGTCACGCAAACAGGGAACTCGATTCATGCGAGTACGACATTGTTACGTGAGCAGGAAGAGCGTATGGCCGAGAGTCAGTTAGCGCTACAGACGATCGAGACGGATACAACGGAAGTTGTTGGATCAATCCAGTCGGCGCAGACTCAGTTCGCGACGATGACGAGTAGTCTTACTGCTATCACGACAGCAGCCGGTCAACTTGATACGTTCATGAATGCGTTGCTCGCACAAAGTGAGTCACTATCCGGCTTGACACGTCATCAAGTCGGTCAGGTCATGGAGCTGCAGCATGCGATCCATGCCTTGAACGAAACGGCATCCACTCTTCAGCAAACGAATCGTTAA